The following DNA comes from Rosa rugosa chromosome 5, drRosRugo1.1, whole genome shotgun sequence.
GTGTTACAGATTGATGGGTATGTGAATCTACTCTTAACTTTGATGCAATGTGAATCTAGATTTGCCAATATTTTAACTAATTTGCAAGTCTTCTCAGAAAGGGAGAGAATCATTCTTTGAAAGTGAAGTTCCGAAACAGCTGTCTAAGAAATCTTCTTGGTGGAAGTAGAAGCCAAGTAACAACAGCTTTGGTTCCCTTCTCATTCAATACTACTATATTTAGATAACCCCTAGTACAAGCTACAGTTCCATTCAGGGTTGGCAATGATTGAAGTAAAGACCCATATACAGCTTTTTCATTAGCTATGTGCCACATACAATTCTGGTTGCTTCACCCTTCCCATAACCTCCAAGAAAGGCAAGGAACTTACTCCTCTATGTCTTCTAAACCATTCTCTTCACCACCATCACCCCCTTACTTCCGACTTCTTCGCCACCATGGAAGATTGCAACGTGCTCGCGGCGGATTGCGTTGTGATCTCGTGCTGCTGCCAATGCTTGATCCTCCaaatcaccatcttcatcttcttcaagctTCCTTGCAAGTTGATCAGAAAGACGAGGGAGTACACCATGAAGAAGCTTCaacaaagaaggagaaaagggaTTGTTGTGGAAAGCAAAACAGTATATCAATGTGAAAACGACATTGAGAGTATTCGAGAATCAATGAGATCTATGGAGGATATCCACAGTTGCAGAAGTTGCATAGAGGAGGTCGACAAGGTTCTAGAGGAGCTGTATCAGAGAGGAGAGTTTGGATTTGGAAGCTTTTGGGGGGGAGGAGAACTGGGTTTTTCCTCAACTCATCATTTAGGAAGAGATGATCAATTTGACCCTAGTTTCGTACGCTATCAATTGATTGAAATGATTTAGTCAGTTAGCTAATGAATCCTAACACAGCTACCTAGCTATAGCCTGGTTAGATAGCCATTGATGAACATATCATGGTTAGTCTTGTAATTATGGTTTAGAGTTTCTGCAAAGCAAACAGCCATTGATCAACATCTCCCGGAATGAGCTGGTTTGAGTTTCAGGGCCTAGAATTTAGTTGTTTATTTCAGCACGTTAAGTCCTAGCTGACATCATTTACATTATTGCATATCAAATCAGAGCCTCAATAAGATGCTTCAACCTTCTATCAATTGATGAATATCAATATATCATGCTAGCATGTCTTGATTAAATTATCTCTCAACTAAATTCATTTCTTCTTTGACTTTGATTAATGTCCACC
Coding sequences within:
- the LOC133708945 gene encoding uncharacterized protein LOC133708945; this encodes MEDCNVLAADCVVISCCCQCLILQITIFIFFKLPCKLIRKTREYTMKKLQQRRRKGIVVESKTVYQCENDIESIRESMRSMEDIHSCRSCIEEVDKVLEELYQRGEFGFGSFWGGGELGFSSTHHLGRDDQFDPSFVRYQLIEMI